From Ipomoea triloba cultivar NCNSP0323 chromosome 5, ASM357664v1, the proteins below share one genomic window:
- the LOC116019870 gene encoding lysine-specific demethylase JMJ25 isoform X1 has product MQLGEGGGGGCGVGGDDEKQRCKRANSTVGWRCKNKALDGGVYCEKHLIWHRKVAAKSRMNRLRNSTSGAAVSGGRNSGAASHGDGVVLAGGSTETEVRRVQKRKHDGVLGSENLNVGVKKRNLDNLEGIALNDDQGGLEGLGENKKNADIDKTGEILLQSVDAFCGNGIGGVNKDEGERIHLETKAEDKSNVLVEGHEKSSVSQSTGTLCRKRGRPKGSKNKKKPVLGDRSGAAMLPSDGHCGGVTIEKKHDLEPLIFENSEVGVIVNEFSVCSVSRVGIKMGRGRPKGSKNKKKTVLGDESGKLLLLDSQYGGNEGSGMIVEKKNECELAIVVTGEDGGVLNEVADDNGDGIINEKDEHDWPNDLSSKKVFANPGKKIKQKNIAIDNAEDGAIEVGDGAIKWENGHESPKSKKRGRGRPKGSKGRKNLAAENGGRKIVNENLRQKKGRGRPKGSKKKLQLIATSEGTNVDSELSLAEPGCVQELDQADPTTSVVVFGTSAYGMEDSLGENKQRNTRTSRRISEKQLQDAISWKDYGSLMCHQCMKNNKAGIIICSKCKKKRYCFECIAKWYPERTNNEIENACPFCCGNCNCTTCLQGDIRAQAHKEEADKEAHLQRSLYLLLNILPLLRHIQEEQRAELDVEARIRGVQVTEEDITKSIVDEDDRVYCDNCNTSIVNFHRNCPNPDCAYDICLNCCRELRCGFPLGLTEAQSKSVERPSDHNAVLNKKSSSDVGERPDALLGKHDMSSGWKAKPDGSIPCPPMECGGCGSSLLALRCIFEPNWVSELIKGAEELTSNCQLPEIDFSQPCPMCLTVNSVGKGDHHNVRRAAFRENGQDNLLYCPNAIDLLDQEFMHFQMHWRRGEPVIVRNAQATASGLSWEPMVMWRAFRNARKKLNEESFSVKAIDCLDWCEVEINIHQFFRGYLEGRKHRNGWPEMLKLKDWPPTNLFEECLPRHDAEFVSMLPFHDYTNPRSGSLNLATKLPDGSLKPDLGPKTYIAYGSEEELGRGDSVSKLHCDISDAVNILTHTTKVNFTSRQRRRIEKLRKQFGIEDLKELYGSANQKDTESETSEIKYSGGGKFDDKNSCLLENGNGEKEVEDLERLPSSECMVGPDTTSLVLGIHSDSGTDSSALPEADITLAEHPLESGKGCLDVEHGGALWDIFRREDVPKLTEYLRKHWKEFRHINNVPVNSVAHPIHDQTFYLNEKHKKQLKDEFDVEPWTFEQYLGEAVFIPAGCPHQVRNRQSCIKVAVDFVSPENVQECIRLTEEFRVLPKSHRSKQDILEVKKLALYAARVAVDEARNLLMELPSREEDEHVEEGLLNPSFASC; this is encoded by the exons ATGCAGCTCGGTGAAGGCGGCGGCGGTGGCTGTGGCGTCGGCGGCGATGATGAGAAGCAGAGGTGTAAAAGGGCTAATTCAACAGTAGGGTGGAGGTGCAAAAATAAAGCCTTGGACGGTGGTGTTTACTGTGAAAAACACTTGATATGGCACCGCAAAGTAGCTGCCAAATCGAGGATGAACAGGCTTCGTAATTCCACTTCCGGGGCGGCCGTTTCCGGTGGTCGGAATTCTGGTGCGGCGTCTCACGGTGACGGCGTTGTTCTTGCTGGGGGGAGTACGGAAACGGAAGTTAGGCGGGTGCAGAAACGGAAGCATGATGGGGTTTTGGGGTCTGAGAATTTGAATGTGGGAGTTAAGAAGAGAAATTTGGATAATCTCGAAGGGATTGCCCTTAATGATGATCAAGGAGGGCTGGAGGGTTTGggggaaaataagaaaaatgctGACATTGACAAAACCGGGGAAATTTTGTTGCAATCTGTTGATGCTTTTTGTGGTAATGGAATTGGAGGTGTAAATAAGGATGAGGGTGAAAGGATTCATCTTGAAACGAAGGCCGAGGATAAATCGAATGTTCTTGTTGAAGGTCATGAAAAGTCATCTGTGAGTCAATCTACTGGTACTTTATGCAGGAAGAGGGGCAGACCGAAAGGTtcaaagaataagaagaaaCCTGTTTTAGGTGACAGATCCGGGGCGGCTATGCTGCCATCTGATGGTCACTGTGGTGGTGTGACTATTGAGAAGAAGCATGATCTTGAACCATTGATATTTGAAAATAGTGAGGTTGGGGTAATTGTAAATGAATTTTCTGTCTGTAGTGTTAGCAGAGTTGGGATAAAAATGGGGAGGGGCAGACCTAAGGGTtcaaagaataagaagaaaacCGTTCTAGGTGATGAATCTGGGAAGTTGCTCTTGTTGGACAGCCAATATGGTGGTAATGAAGGTAGTGGTATGATTGTTGAAAAGAAGAACGAATGTGAATTAGCGATTGTTGTAACTGGAGAGGATGGGGGAGTCCTTAATGAAGTTGCTGATGATAATGGAGATGGGATAATCAACGAGAAGGATGAACATGATTGGCCCAATGATCTAAGTAGCAAGAAAGTTTTTGCCAATCCGGGTAAGAAAATCAAGCAAAAGAACATTGCAATTGATAATGCAGAAGATGGGGCTATTGAAGTTGGGGATGGGGCTATAAAGTGGGAGAACGGACATGAGTCGCCAAAGAGCAAGAAACGTGGCCGTGGCCGACCCAAGGGTTCAAAAGGTAGGAAAAATCTGGCAGCTGAGAATGGTGGGAGAAAAATTGTAAATGAAAACCTCAGGCAGAAGAAGGGCCGGGGCAGGCCCAAGGGCTCCAAGAAGAAACTCCAACTGATTGCTACTAGTGAAGGCACAAATGTAGACTCTGAACTGTCCTTAGCTGAACCAGGCTGTGTTCAGGAATTGGATCAAGCAGACCCAACAACTTCTGTCGTTGTGTTTGGAACATCTGCTTACGGTATGGAGGACAGCCTTGGTGagaacaaacaaagaaatactCGGACTTCACGCAGAATATCA gaaaaacagttGCAGGATGCTATCAGTTGGAAGGATTATGGGAGTCTAATGTGCCATCAATGCATGAAAAACAATAAAGCTGGCATAATCATCTGCTCAAAATGCAAAAAGAAACGCTACTGCTTTGAATGCATTGCAAAGTG GTATCCAGAGAGAACAAACAACGAAATTGAGAATGCCTGCCCTTTTTGTTGCGGCAATTGCAATTGCACAACTTGCCTTCAAGGGGATATACGAGCACAG GCTCACAAAGAGGAAGCTGATAAAGAAGCGCATTTGCAAAGGTCTCTGTATTTGCTGTTAAATATTCTGCCACTTCTCAGGCATATCCAAGAAGAGCAAAGGGCTGAGCTAGATGTTGAAGCCAGAATACGTG GTGTCCAAGTGACAGAGGAAGATATAACAAAGTCCATAGTTGATGAGGATGACCGAGTATACTG TGACAACTGCAATACGTCCATTGTCAATTTCCACAGAAACTGCCCAAATCCTGATTGTGCTTATGATATTTGTCTCAATTGCTGCCGGGAACTAAGATGTGGTTTTCCACTGGGACTTACTGAAGCTCAATCAAAGTCTGTTGAAAGACCAAGTGATCATAATGCTGTTCTAAATAAAAAGTCATCTTCAGATGTTGGGGAAAGGCCAGATGCTCTCTTGGGGAAACATGACATGTCTTCCGGTTGGAAAGCAAAACCAGATGGTAGCATACCTTGTCCTCCTATGGAGTGTGGTGGTTGTGGTTCTTCACTGCTAGCACTACGGTGCATATTTGAACCTAATTGGGTGAGTGAACTAATCAAAGGCGCGGAGGAACTTACTTCCAATTGTCAGTTACCCGAAATTGATTTCTCGCAACCTTGTCCAATGTGCCTTACCGTCAATTCCGTGGGAAAGGGTGATCACCATAATGTAAGGCGAGCAGCTTTTAGGGAGAACGGCCAGGATAATTTGCTGTATTGTCCTAACGCTATTGACTTGCTGGACCAAGAGTTTATGCATTTTCAAATGCATTGGAGAAGAGGTGAGCCCGTTATTGTGAGAAATGCTCAAGCCACGGCCTCTGGCCTCAGCTGGGAGCCAATGGTAATGTGGCGAGCTTTCAGAAATGCAAGGAAAAAGTTGAACGAAGAGAGTTTCTCCGTAAAGGCAATTGACTGCTTAGATTGGTGTGAG GTTGAGATAAATATTCACCAGTTCTTCAGGGGATACTTAGAAGGACGCAAGCATCGTAACGGGTGGCCGGAAATGTTAAAGTTGAAGGATTGGCCGCCAACTAATTTATTCGAAGAATGTTTGCCAAGACACGATGCTGAATTTGTTTCCATGCTTCCCTTCCATGATTACACCAATCCTAGATCGGGTTCTCTGAATCTAGCTACTAAGCTCCCCGATGGATCCTTAAAGCCAGATTTGGGCCCTAAAACTTACATCGCTTATGGATCAGAAGAAGAACTCGGAAGAGGTGATTCCGTGTCTAAGCTGCACTGTGACATCTCCGATGCG GTCAATATACTGACACATACTACCAAAGTAAACTTTACTTCACGGCAAAGAAGAAGAATTGAGAAATTAAGGAAGCAGTTCgggattgaagatttgaaagaGCTTTATGGCAGTGCAAATCAAAAGGATACGGAGTCTGAAACATCTGAAATCAAATATAGTGGCGGAGGAAAATTTGACGATAAAAATTCTTGCTTGTTAGAAAATGGAAACGGTGAGAAGGAAGTTGAAGACCTAGAGCGGCTTCCCAGTAGTGAGTGCATGGTTGGTCCTGATACAACTTCCTTAGTTCTCGGGATACATTCTGATTCTGGCACCGATAGCTCAGCTCTTCCAGAAGCAGACATCACCCTAGCAGAACATCCTCTTGAAAGCGGTAAAGGTTGTCTGGATGTTGAACATGGTGGTGCTTTATGGGACATCTTCCGTAGAGAGGATGTGCctaagttaacggaatatttgCGGAAGCATTGGAAGGAATTTCGCCATATTAACAACGTTCCTGTGAATTCT GTCGCTCATCCTATTCACGACCAGACATTTTATCTGAATGAGAAGCACAAGAAACAGCTGAAGGATGAATTCG ATGTTGAGCCTTGGACATTTGAACAATACTTGGGCGAGGCTGTCTTCATTCCTGCAGGATGTCCACATCAAGTTCGAAATAGACAG TCCTGCATTAAAGTTGCGGTTGACTTTGTATCCCCCGAAAACGTTCAAGAGTGCATCCGGTTGACCGAGGAGTTTCGCGTTCTTCCCAAATCCCACAGGTCTAAGCAAGATATATTGGAG GTAAAGAAGTTGGCGCTTTATGCCGCTAGGGTTGCTGTTGATGAGGCGAGGAATCTATTGATGGAACTACC GTCAAGAGAAGAAGATGAACATGTTGAAGAAGGTTTGCTTAATCCAAGCTTTGCTTCATGTTGA
- the LOC116019870 gene encoding lysine-specific demethylase JMJ25 isoform X2, whose protein sequence is MQLGEGGGGGCGVGGDDEKQRCKRANSTVGWRCKNKALDGGVYCEKHLIWHRKVAAKSRMNRLRNSTSGAAVSGGRNSGAASHGDGVVLAGGSTETEVRRVQKRKHDGVLGSENLNVGVKKRNLDNLEGIALNDDQGGLEGLGENKKNADIDKTGEILLQSVDAFCGNGIGGVNKDEGERIHLETKAEDKSNVLVEGHEKSSVSQSTGTLCRKRGRPKGSKNKKKPVLGDRSGAAMLPSDGHCGGVTIEKKHDLEPLIFENSEVGVIVNEFSVCSVSRVGIKMGRGRPKGSKNKKKTVLGDESGKLLLLDSQYGGNEGSGMIVEKKNECELAIVVTGEDGGVLNEVADDNGDGIINEKDEHDWPNDLSSKKVFANPGKKIKQKNIAIDNAEDGAIEVGDGAIKWENGHESPKSKKRGRGRPKGSKGRKNLAAENGGRKIVNENLRQKKGRGRPKGSKKKLQLIATSEGTNVDSELSLAEPGCVQELDQADPTTSVVVFGTSAYGMEDSLGENKQRNTRTSRRISLQDAISWKDYGSLMCHQCMKNNKAGIIICSKCKKKRYCFECIAKWYPERTNNEIENACPFCCGNCNCTTCLQGDIRAQAHKEEADKEAHLQRSLYLLLNILPLLRHIQEEQRAELDVEARIRGVQVTEEDITKSIVDEDDRVYCDNCNTSIVNFHRNCPNPDCAYDICLNCCRELRCGFPLGLTEAQSKSVERPSDHNAVLNKKSSSDVGERPDALLGKHDMSSGWKAKPDGSIPCPPMECGGCGSSLLALRCIFEPNWVSELIKGAEELTSNCQLPEIDFSQPCPMCLTVNSVGKGDHHNVRRAAFRENGQDNLLYCPNAIDLLDQEFMHFQMHWRRGEPVIVRNAQATASGLSWEPMVMWRAFRNARKKLNEESFSVKAIDCLDWCEVEINIHQFFRGYLEGRKHRNGWPEMLKLKDWPPTNLFEECLPRHDAEFVSMLPFHDYTNPRSGSLNLATKLPDGSLKPDLGPKTYIAYGSEEELGRGDSVSKLHCDISDAVNILTHTTKVNFTSRQRRRIEKLRKQFGIEDLKELYGSANQKDTESETSEIKYSGGGKFDDKNSCLLENGNGEKEVEDLERLPSSECMVGPDTTSLVLGIHSDSGTDSSALPEADITLAEHPLESGKGCLDVEHGGALWDIFRREDVPKLTEYLRKHWKEFRHINNVPVNSVAHPIHDQTFYLNEKHKKQLKDEFDVEPWTFEQYLGEAVFIPAGCPHQVRNRQSCIKVAVDFVSPENVQECIRLTEEFRVLPKSHRSKQDILEVKKLALYAARVAVDEARNLLMELPSREEDEHVEEGLLNPSFASC, encoded by the exons ATGCAGCTCGGTGAAGGCGGCGGCGGTGGCTGTGGCGTCGGCGGCGATGATGAGAAGCAGAGGTGTAAAAGGGCTAATTCAACAGTAGGGTGGAGGTGCAAAAATAAAGCCTTGGACGGTGGTGTTTACTGTGAAAAACACTTGATATGGCACCGCAAAGTAGCTGCCAAATCGAGGATGAACAGGCTTCGTAATTCCACTTCCGGGGCGGCCGTTTCCGGTGGTCGGAATTCTGGTGCGGCGTCTCACGGTGACGGCGTTGTTCTTGCTGGGGGGAGTACGGAAACGGAAGTTAGGCGGGTGCAGAAACGGAAGCATGATGGGGTTTTGGGGTCTGAGAATTTGAATGTGGGAGTTAAGAAGAGAAATTTGGATAATCTCGAAGGGATTGCCCTTAATGATGATCAAGGAGGGCTGGAGGGTTTGggggaaaataagaaaaatgctGACATTGACAAAACCGGGGAAATTTTGTTGCAATCTGTTGATGCTTTTTGTGGTAATGGAATTGGAGGTGTAAATAAGGATGAGGGTGAAAGGATTCATCTTGAAACGAAGGCCGAGGATAAATCGAATGTTCTTGTTGAAGGTCATGAAAAGTCATCTGTGAGTCAATCTACTGGTACTTTATGCAGGAAGAGGGGCAGACCGAAAGGTtcaaagaataagaagaaaCCTGTTTTAGGTGACAGATCCGGGGCGGCTATGCTGCCATCTGATGGTCACTGTGGTGGTGTGACTATTGAGAAGAAGCATGATCTTGAACCATTGATATTTGAAAATAGTGAGGTTGGGGTAATTGTAAATGAATTTTCTGTCTGTAGTGTTAGCAGAGTTGGGATAAAAATGGGGAGGGGCAGACCTAAGGGTtcaaagaataagaagaaaacCGTTCTAGGTGATGAATCTGGGAAGTTGCTCTTGTTGGACAGCCAATATGGTGGTAATGAAGGTAGTGGTATGATTGTTGAAAAGAAGAACGAATGTGAATTAGCGATTGTTGTAACTGGAGAGGATGGGGGAGTCCTTAATGAAGTTGCTGATGATAATGGAGATGGGATAATCAACGAGAAGGATGAACATGATTGGCCCAATGATCTAAGTAGCAAGAAAGTTTTTGCCAATCCGGGTAAGAAAATCAAGCAAAAGAACATTGCAATTGATAATGCAGAAGATGGGGCTATTGAAGTTGGGGATGGGGCTATAAAGTGGGAGAACGGACATGAGTCGCCAAAGAGCAAGAAACGTGGCCGTGGCCGACCCAAGGGTTCAAAAGGTAGGAAAAATCTGGCAGCTGAGAATGGTGGGAGAAAAATTGTAAATGAAAACCTCAGGCAGAAGAAGGGCCGGGGCAGGCCCAAGGGCTCCAAGAAGAAACTCCAACTGATTGCTACTAGTGAAGGCACAAATGTAGACTCTGAACTGTCCTTAGCTGAACCAGGCTGTGTTCAGGAATTGGATCAAGCAGACCCAACAACTTCTGTCGTTGTGTTTGGAACATCTGCTTACGGTATGGAGGACAGCCTTGGTGagaacaaacaaagaaatactCGGACTTCACGCAGAATATCA ttGCAGGATGCTATCAGTTGGAAGGATTATGGGAGTCTAATGTGCCATCAATGCATGAAAAACAATAAAGCTGGCATAATCATCTGCTCAAAATGCAAAAAGAAACGCTACTGCTTTGAATGCATTGCAAAGTG GTATCCAGAGAGAACAAACAACGAAATTGAGAATGCCTGCCCTTTTTGTTGCGGCAATTGCAATTGCACAACTTGCCTTCAAGGGGATATACGAGCACAG GCTCACAAAGAGGAAGCTGATAAAGAAGCGCATTTGCAAAGGTCTCTGTATTTGCTGTTAAATATTCTGCCACTTCTCAGGCATATCCAAGAAGAGCAAAGGGCTGAGCTAGATGTTGAAGCCAGAATACGTG GTGTCCAAGTGACAGAGGAAGATATAACAAAGTCCATAGTTGATGAGGATGACCGAGTATACTG TGACAACTGCAATACGTCCATTGTCAATTTCCACAGAAACTGCCCAAATCCTGATTGTGCTTATGATATTTGTCTCAATTGCTGCCGGGAACTAAGATGTGGTTTTCCACTGGGACTTACTGAAGCTCAATCAAAGTCTGTTGAAAGACCAAGTGATCATAATGCTGTTCTAAATAAAAAGTCATCTTCAGATGTTGGGGAAAGGCCAGATGCTCTCTTGGGGAAACATGACATGTCTTCCGGTTGGAAAGCAAAACCAGATGGTAGCATACCTTGTCCTCCTATGGAGTGTGGTGGTTGTGGTTCTTCACTGCTAGCACTACGGTGCATATTTGAACCTAATTGGGTGAGTGAACTAATCAAAGGCGCGGAGGAACTTACTTCCAATTGTCAGTTACCCGAAATTGATTTCTCGCAACCTTGTCCAATGTGCCTTACCGTCAATTCCGTGGGAAAGGGTGATCACCATAATGTAAGGCGAGCAGCTTTTAGGGAGAACGGCCAGGATAATTTGCTGTATTGTCCTAACGCTATTGACTTGCTGGACCAAGAGTTTATGCATTTTCAAATGCATTGGAGAAGAGGTGAGCCCGTTATTGTGAGAAATGCTCAAGCCACGGCCTCTGGCCTCAGCTGGGAGCCAATGGTAATGTGGCGAGCTTTCAGAAATGCAAGGAAAAAGTTGAACGAAGAGAGTTTCTCCGTAAAGGCAATTGACTGCTTAGATTGGTGTGAG GTTGAGATAAATATTCACCAGTTCTTCAGGGGATACTTAGAAGGACGCAAGCATCGTAACGGGTGGCCGGAAATGTTAAAGTTGAAGGATTGGCCGCCAACTAATTTATTCGAAGAATGTTTGCCAAGACACGATGCTGAATTTGTTTCCATGCTTCCCTTCCATGATTACACCAATCCTAGATCGGGTTCTCTGAATCTAGCTACTAAGCTCCCCGATGGATCCTTAAAGCCAGATTTGGGCCCTAAAACTTACATCGCTTATGGATCAGAAGAAGAACTCGGAAGAGGTGATTCCGTGTCTAAGCTGCACTGTGACATCTCCGATGCG GTCAATATACTGACACATACTACCAAAGTAAACTTTACTTCACGGCAAAGAAGAAGAATTGAGAAATTAAGGAAGCAGTTCgggattgaagatttgaaagaGCTTTATGGCAGTGCAAATCAAAAGGATACGGAGTCTGAAACATCTGAAATCAAATATAGTGGCGGAGGAAAATTTGACGATAAAAATTCTTGCTTGTTAGAAAATGGAAACGGTGAGAAGGAAGTTGAAGACCTAGAGCGGCTTCCCAGTAGTGAGTGCATGGTTGGTCCTGATACAACTTCCTTAGTTCTCGGGATACATTCTGATTCTGGCACCGATAGCTCAGCTCTTCCAGAAGCAGACATCACCCTAGCAGAACATCCTCTTGAAAGCGGTAAAGGTTGTCTGGATGTTGAACATGGTGGTGCTTTATGGGACATCTTCCGTAGAGAGGATGTGCctaagttaacggaatatttgCGGAAGCATTGGAAGGAATTTCGCCATATTAACAACGTTCCTGTGAATTCT GTCGCTCATCCTATTCACGACCAGACATTTTATCTGAATGAGAAGCACAAGAAACAGCTGAAGGATGAATTCG ATGTTGAGCCTTGGACATTTGAACAATACTTGGGCGAGGCTGTCTTCATTCCTGCAGGATGTCCACATCAAGTTCGAAATAGACAG TCCTGCATTAAAGTTGCGGTTGACTTTGTATCCCCCGAAAACGTTCAAGAGTGCATCCGGTTGACCGAGGAGTTTCGCGTTCTTCCCAAATCCCACAGGTCTAAGCAAGATATATTGGAG GTAAAGAAGTTGGCGCTTTATGCCGCTAGGGTTGCTGTTGATGAGGCGAGGAATCTATTGATGGAACTACC GTCAAGAGAAGAAGATGAACATGTTGAAGAAGGTTTGCTTAATCCAAGCTTTGCTTCATGTTGA